The genomic segment cattttcatcatcatcgactatcatttataggtacctaaaaacaaagataatataTATCCCTCATTAAGATTTCCAATGTTTGGATAAATCCTCAGGAAAACCGACATATTAGGATAATGCTCTATGCTTTgttaaaattcattattttgtgtttaaaacaaaatcttcCAAACCATCACGTGTGTCCTACTTACTTCGTAACTCATATACACCCTGAATGTTCATACCGTCTCAAGTTCAAGTTTCAAGAATAAGTACACGATGGGACAACAGCGTACTTGCAGGTAGAGATTTTTTTTCGCCCTAGCGCACATCTGTTTATCCCCAAAGAGCAGATGCGAGATGGCCCATTGTGCACCACTTTTTATGCCATTTACCTTCTTTTCATTACGCTCTTAACATGTTAAAGTAAAGCGGATGCATGTTGTCTGAACGAACTACATTATACATATAACGCAGTATGAAGAATCGATTTAACTATAGCCAGATAGTTTCCGGCGTTCTCCGCGCATCCGGTCTTTGTGCAATCTTTTTGAATTGCAAATTAAGAATTTGGATCGTTTTGAGAAAAAGATTGGCGAAAGTGAGTTTTCATTACGGTACGCTCGAGGCGTCCgaatatgtatttttgtaacataatattGGGATTCTTAACAAGAAAACTTACTTTTGTGCCTATCTGTTTCGTTATATGAAGATCTTTTCAAAAATCTCCGAAATAACTTAAATATTGTTACGGCattgaaaatttaaattattacagAGTTATAAAACATAGACACAGTTATACAACACAGacagaataaaataacatacattatataaaaaaaaatataattttacttcCACCACGATTCTGCACTGCCTCCCCTGTAAGGTAACGTTTACATAACCGAAATTCGTATTTTAGGCTAAAATCAAAAATGATAAGCAGCAAAAAGTACCAGGGACTCATGACGTAACGGAGCTTTAAGGGTAGTCCTTGAGGGTGCGCGGAAGGGTCAGGACCCGACGCAGCGCGGTCATCGACCTTTGCGCTAATTCCGCCCGGGAAACGCAGCTCAGCAGGTACGCTTCAGGACTACTGAAACTCTGCAATCGATAGatggttttattatattataataaaagttgGTTTCATTTAACAAACAAacgtgattttaataatttgtgaataattaaagtttattattatttgtatttttatgttgtttccATATGTATTGGGCCTATGGTGTTCcgaacttttggaaggcgtggctGGGGccgtattatattatttattttattatccgtgaAATAAGGACATCTGAAATGCGGCAATTGataaattgtttataattactaaatttttattttcagacgCAGAACGGCGCGGATTTGAactctgttatttttttattttacgtattattaaatgtttgatttattttattgttcttgAAATAAatacgattatttttttaaatatgaatgaaattgttatttaatactttaaggggactctttaagggagctgtttaaagaaataaatatactgacggtcgcaagtcaatatatttatgaaaacattatgtatgtgcgtaaaaatgtatctctccttccgagaaactgtgaaaggcatacttacaatacaaggaaggaataaaaataaaattgttgttcaaaattctagattaagtaaattaaattcatcttttttggggttatgtatacgtttttacaataaaataccagataatattttaaatttgtcagagaacaaatttaaagctcacgtgaagcttactttatgtaaaaaagcctattataagattaatgtttacctaaatgataaaaatgtctggtattgaatgtgttcctctagttattaaataacttgtaatgtaccctcattgatttaaaagatgtgttgctgttgcagtttcttgtcatttcttctcctcagccataacaccttgcgaaatgacgtaaattcaaaaatgttacattgaccttcaacaagtttatccatgataattacgttgaataaatgattctgattctgattcaataAGTTGGTCGGCTTGTGAACttgttttaaaattgtattaacATTAAAGGCGGAGCCTATatagaatataataatgttacgtAATATgcttattattaactcatatgatataggtacataaatgaGTGGAgtttagaatatttatttacgtaaaTTGGACAAATTTGGTAAACAGAAGTTAgctttagttttctttttggtACAAAATGGTAGTCATAAATTATAGTGAAAGTATACCTGATAAATAgatacatcatacatacataaactcccgcctatttcccaccgggttaagcagagactatggaattccatttgcttcgatcctgacacacttctcttgcttcctccacaaattaaaaaaaaataatgataataaaaataaatgatgataATAAAGGGATGGCGTGCTTAATTGACTAATAATCACCTAATAGTACCCCACCTACTATATTTCAagagcacatacatacataaactcacgcccgtagacACGAATGCGATGGGCAGAGcacaagtaattaaagacaaAGATGTTTCAAGAAAAAACGAAtagatacaatacaaaaacgacttattgcacatataaacacaacactaaaaacaattacaaaagtgacaagagaagcacaatcggctATCTATACTATAATCGGATACCTATCAAGAAATTAAACcgagtaagtaatttatttttacaatgatTGCTGCAGACCATGCTATACGTATGGTAAAATCGCAGtacctaataaaattaaaaataataattaatttttaattctattaaagtaaaataaataaaataataaatgtaagtaatttttaattttattaggtaatgcgatttttccttaaaataagGCAAAGGAACATAACATATGTTAAACGgaaacttacttattatttattttattattcgtgAAAAAGGACATCTGAAATACTGCAATTGataaattatttgtaatatcTAAATTTTTTTTGAGGAAGAACGGAGTGTTTGATTGTGtgaatgtttgatttattgatTCATTTTATTGTTCGTGAGTTAATcacgaaaatataaataaatacgaatctttttttaaatatgaattaaattgttatttaataagTTGTCGTTgcatttaataaattgttatgTAATAAATCGCAGtacttaacaaaattaaaaattactttgtctCAGTTTTCATAAAGCAAGCGCAACAAATATGTCTATGGTTACAAGTTATAACCATAACACTTATgacttataaaaaatctaagtcTGTGCTTATAACACACTTTTTTATGCGGAAAAAGCACCCTTTCGAGCTGGAGAGGTGAAAATATCTGTTTTacataatctaaaaataaaattgtgtggAAAATATCCGCCAAACCGTAAGCACACGAATACAGGCCTACGTGACTTGGCTCACGCTTCATGGTGGACTAAACCTTTGCATAGTAGACAAGACATTAGCGGAGtctaacggtctccgtggtccagtggttgagcgttaggctctcgatccagaggtcccaggttcgaatctcggtggggacatatcacaaaaatcactttgtgatccctagttaggacattacaggttgatcgcctaattgtccgaaagtaaggcgatccgtgcttcggaaggcacgttaagccgttggtcccgtttactacttactaaagtacgtagtcgttacatgagtcatgtcatgggcctttggcggctcaataataattctgatgccagggttgatgagattggtaatccacctaacaacaacacaacaaaacataacataacaacaacaactaaacaacacaacaacaacataacatagcgtcacgcctgtatcccttaaGGGATAGGTAGAGGtctatagtatatacacccggTCCTCGCCAATTAAGTATGTTTacattctaaaattaaaataaaacttctgCATAAAGTTACGTCTTCTCATTGAAATAGCAAGCAAGGTGCTTTCTGTTTTGTGGCTCTGTCTTACCCCAATAGGGTAAATGACACGCAAGATGTAGCAGTATAAgtgttttatatgtattttatttttatttttaagggaCTTTACAGGTTCGAATCGCCGGATtgcctgaaaaaataagatgattccgtgtttcggagggcacgttaagccgttggtagcggctattagccgttaaaacaccaacccgcagtggagcagcgtagtggagtatgccccatagcccttccggttgatttaggagagtcctgtgcccagcagtgagagtatataggctgtttatgttatgtctatttttttattaaatatttatcgatTGGACATTTGCAACTTGATATAAGTGCTGTATAAttattaactaggtacttatataaattgcTTAACGAATTCCGATCCCTTCGATAACCAAGTTATTCATTGGCGCAAAAGTTTTCCAAccatttaaaaacatttttgtttccCATGCAATGCCCTTGAATTCTTATTTATTGCGAACTTTCTTTCACATTACGCGACAAAGGACCTATTTAAATATCAATACATAACTACCGTGCTCTACTTCGAAATACCTTTTCCCATCCATTCATAAACTACCCTAGTAAGTGCTTCCGACAAAATTCGCAGTGCAAAAGTCCTTAGGGCCTTCTGGAGTCCTGGTACCTATTGTATAAGGCCCCCTTTCTCAGCCGTTCAACAGCTGTCGTTGCATTCAATGCAACTTCTCAAGACGCTTATTTTTTTTCGaaagtattttatatgaaaatttaTGTGGGGCGGTTAGGCTATCGATTTATGGGAACTGTTCATAATGAGGGACACACGCTTGTGATTTATATGTGATTTTATTTCTCATGAATGGTCACAAGTTTGAAGATTAATTATTGTTCTGTGAAACCGACGTGATGCTGATGGGTCgagcaaactgtgttagtgacaactgcacttaagattaatgattaactCATTGGTAAGCCAATGAGTAAAGCTcgatgaaatcagaaatcagaatcatttcattaaatttaattatcatGGATCAACTCGTTGAAggtaaatgtaacatttttgaatttacgtcatttcgcaaaagtgttatggctgaggagaagaaatgacaaaaaactacaacagcaacacatcttttaaaaaccaatgagggtatatattacaagttatttaataactagaggaacatattcaATACATACAGTAGTAACATAAAGTAacatttacataaagtaagcttcacataagctttaaatttattttctgacaaatttaaaatattatctggtattttattgtaaaaacttatacataaccccaaaaaaaaaagaatttaatttaatctagaattttgaatagcaagtttatttttatttcttgtatgttgtattgtaagtatgccatCCACAGATGAGATttgggtacctacttagttcatcttgcgatggttgtacctctgtctaccccaatttgggatatagtcgtgaccttatctTTTGTGTTATGATTATTATTCAATGCCTATTCTTCTTCAGTAgaagaagccgtggtagcccagttgaccTATCGCTggtagcaggttcgaatcccagcgcAGGCTTAAACCTAcgtatgtcgaatttgtttttgaggtcatatttggatcataaatgattatcacgtgctcagcggtgaaggaaaacatcgtgaggaaactcacattcccgagaaacgcatttttggaggtatgtgacctgacctacattggactggttttctcttcgtgaattggaaggtcagacaggcagtcgcttctgtaaaaagccggacctgtcaaatctcctggttaggtaagcagaccctgtgaaaaacgggacaatgctagggagatggtgatgtCTATTCTGCTGTCGtcatcttaattctgtcgggttattagcaaATTTAACATTTTGGAAGGGTATTTTTAAAATTGCGTGTGGAGgtaccataaattttatggctgtcgattacgcgtcccttttcttttcggcgtgtaagaaaatgataggtacttattacttaaaataatactagatggtgtgtaccggaatcagcaccaatatgtaTCTGCCTACatctttataaaataattatgtacggtcacgagcattaataggtatgtatacactttggtaccatgtcacattaacttttttgacaaattgaactgtaagtctcactaaatgtcaaatatgttagtgcgacagagtcctaaagtgggtacattatattgctcatgactgtaccttgaTGAGTTTGGTGAGTTTTAGTCTTTATGCCCCCTACTACACAGAACTTAAACATAGGCGAGGAAAGGGTGTTTaaccatacacctctgcctaccccttcggggatcgGGGAAAAGGCATTTTCTAGGTAAGCGTGTCTTACCTTTGGATTATTCGATATTTTCCAACGTGCAAGATTGAGGTCGAAGTCGAACGCATACATAAAGCTAGGTAGCAAAAAAATAGTTTGATTAGAAACGACCATGTGGGTATTTTTTATGTCGCATtcgcaaaaataaaatttacgatGTCACAGAAAAACAGTTAGGCGAAGCTTATCTTTAAAAAACCCGATCCATCTCAAACAGTTCATCAAATTCACAATGGTAAAGCCACGTGCGTTTTTCCTAATCTCAGATTTGGCCCAATTTTCTAAAGAACATCGTTATCTTGAGTTATTATTACTGAGTTTACCTCCAGGTGCTACTACCTGGGTTGTCCGTTGTCCTTTCTTACCCTGCGCAAGCGCACCCGAACTTCCCTTTCAACGCTGATGTTTTGTCTCACAACTAGTACTCAGGTAAAAAGTATTGTATTTGCAGTTACTCTATTATTGTGAGTTTGTGAAccaaattttttttcgttatTTGTGTAGGGacagattttcaattttataatgcgTTCATTCAAGCGTTACTGGCTAACAGCGTAGTCAGGTAAATGTATATAACtatgttatataaataattttgttttatttaatacatacattttaatagatacataaaatgGACTAAGAAAATGAACATATGAACTTAAAGCTTTGAGCGGCCATCCTGACGTTAGTTAGAACCGCCCCGGCcgctgtatttattttttatttctgtgtGACCAACAGTgagacgtgtataggctattttatgtatgttaagtgTACGTATTATATTAGGTACGAAATCTAATGTCGTACCAATTACGTGTATTGAATATGCGTTACTTGCCAACCTAATGGTTGGTACTCAGTCAATCATCAATCCGTGTGAGTGATCTAGTCAACTTAAGTTGTCTCATAGAATAGGTACccactacctacttacctattcgTATTTTCAGACCTCATGGTaggtgtatattataattatattgctgTGTCCTATCCGGGTCCATAAGTATTACTCACCATAGTATGTTACCAAATATCTACAATGTTAAATGCAATCAATGATACGGTTGTTTAGTGAACCAAACTCGTgttaacttttatatttttaaaaagttcAAGGCTTAATATGTAGACAACCTTtatctttaaatttttaaataattttataacgaTACCTGGCATGATGTtgctattgtaaaaatatatttttaatagtattttatccCTTTTcttagaataataaaaataccggATTTTTGTAGCTTTTGGTTAATTTAACCTTTTAATCAAAGTCATGTTTTAGTCTGATAAATAGTAGATCTAATAATGAATTAATGTTAAAATTCAAATCATACCATGTACCTTgcattttttaacatttcttctTTGGTAGAAATTTATCATATTAGGAAACTAGAttttattatggcaacactaaGCAACAACTGTCAGTCAATCTGTCAAAATGGCACGTCAGCAGCAGGATGTCGATGAGCTTTTCGATGTGAAAAATGCGTTTTTTGTTGGAAATTATCAACAAGCTATCAATGAGGCACAAGGAATTAGTGTAAGTATTGTCTAGTTAAAGTGTTCCCAGCAGTGGTGCACTCTTTAATAGCGTATTTTCTAATATTTGCAGCGCCATATCCGTCGCTGtgttttacttattttctctGTATTTTGCCTTTATAGACGaatattgaataaattaaaCCGTGTACCTCAATGGCTATAAACAtgtaattactaaaattaaagctaaaatttctttatttattgtaaaatttattgGTAATGACGTGTTTGTTTTGTGTCAATACATGAATGCTTCCTGTCGTATTACTGCAAGAAACTATGTTTATTGAGTAATTACAGACTTAAGAAATTACTGTAATAGGAAATTACTTCGGAACTAGCGCCATAAACTTCTACTTTTAATCAAATTCGATATagtggttcatcatatccacctAGAAACATTTATGGCGTCAAGTTACCTTTGTTGACTGacaatatatttctttattgtatCATAATTAAGAAATATTTAATCTGTTAGTTTTCTTGTTTCCAGAACGTCAAGATGCATTTCTTAATCCCCTTATAAAtctcatattttaaaataaattcctcTTTCAGCCGTCTACTCCACTGATAGCTCTTCAACGTGATACATACTTGTACCGATCATACATCGCGCAGGGCAACTACAGGATCGTGCTGCAAGAGCTGAAGTCTGCAGATCCCTTGCTACAGCCACTCAAGACTCTGGTGGACTACTTGTCTCCAGGGGCCAACAAGCCCGCTGTTGTTGCTGATGTTGATGCTAgggtaatttataatttatacatgaTTCATGCACTCTACACACTATACATAATAATGCAAATCTATGTAATATGAAACAAATTTGTTTTACACCATTTATAttcttgatatttattttttaaatttatctcgTCCCCAAtaaccaaaaataaaacaacgaaTTAAAATGAGGCACTTCATAGTTAATTGGGTCAGAtatatctattattatattcaaattcaaaaatatctttattcagtaggtaacatagttacactttgaatcgtcaatatttacataacgaacgtctcatccacctaaaactactgcagcttctcacaacctgtatagccatggaaaagaagctgcaagaaaaacctctgcacagggccctagacgttctttaaaaaacataaagaaCATTATAGATATTTCATATCACTTATTCTTCTTCATTACGTCATCCTTCCCTCTCTTTGAACTGGATCGGATGTGAAGCATAACTCCACAATCCTATTACAATGTGGCTTGGTGAGTTTTAAGGGGATTGAAATTGACTATATCCTatttagggtagtcagaggtaccttcTATCCTATCctacaaaatgaactaagtacccacacctcacagagcttcctgttagactgACTTGCTATGTGGTGagcggtatcgccgtctataatggtcgagccatctgtgttagtgaaaactgcacttagatAAATTACTAACTCATTGGTGAATTGGTTATTGAAGTTAAAaacatagataatttattttaatttttaaatgcttCAGGTGGCAAAGGGCACGGAACTGGCAAATGAAGTATTCCTAACTGTAGCAGCCACTATCTACTACCACGAGGAGAATTATGAAGCTGCTCTTAAGTAAGTTTCATTACCTACATAAACAGACAGCCATTATAATAATCAGGATTCatttacctagtttaggcatCAGAAACAACTCTTTAGAAaccaatttttatatattaagtatctttaaaaataaattaatttacgtTCCATTGCTGATATCATAAAAGCAaaagtgaatattttttatacactaTTAGGAATAGGAATAAAGCAGGCTCTGTACGGTGGtagcgtcgcgcgcggcgcgatatATATCGTGGGACTCAACCAATAAACTCAGCGTATGCTATCCACAGGGATATATGTTTTACGGGTATAGGTCAAAGCTCTCGATATAATTGGATATTTGACTGGATCTGACTGGGTTTGACTATTAATTGAGGTACAAAATGAAGGCAACCTGACACTGGAAAAGCATGCTTAACATCCTGTTGGCAAAACAACATAACAATGGTCGAGGACCAATTTGAACAATCGTCCATCAAAATAGTAATACTCAGTTGTTTCCATTCCATTCTAAGCCTTCAATTAGCAATGAATGGTTCATCATTACAGGATCCTCCACGGCGCCGAGTCCCTGGAGCTGCGAGCGTTCACCCTGCAGTGTCTGCTGGCCATGAACCGCCCCGACCTCGCTCGTAAGCAGCTGAAACTGTTGCAGGATGTTGAAGATGACGGCACGCTCACACAACTCGCTCAGGCTTGGCTGAATCTGGCTCAGGTAAGAGAAGTtcacctggcgacgctcggttgaccgggaattaaaTACTCTCATGGGAGCCGATCAGAGTGACAGAGGCTACAAAAGATGAGATGGCTCTGTACAGATTTCTCATCGTTTAtgtttctaatttcatggataacagacataattatgcatctttgtttttgggtataaatgatgaccctttatgttatacccaggcacaattacatcatccacccattattctgatcaaaataaacgcGAGCAGTGGAAATACTATATTGTATATATTactagataaacttgttgaaggtcaatgtaacataacattagATAGGCAATTCTTCACTCCCCACCATTAGCTGAGctatatttacctcaccccctcggactTAGGTTTTAAATCGTATGggagtcagacgtcacacacagatgcgcatgtcCGATtggtcaatgtgtagtgtctgtgtaaaacgagggttTGTGTATGAAGTAGGGTTCCGTTACTAATTAAACATTGTTCCCCGTTGACCCCAGGGCGGGCCGGGCGTGCAGGACGCGCACTACAGCGTGATGGAGCTGTCGGAGCGGCTGGGCGCGCTGGGCGCGGGGCCCGCCGCCgtgggcgccgccgccgccgcctccagGGGTGAGTTACACTCTTGAAACGGTCCTGAGATCGTCACACCGACATtcgactgtttatttttttattttattttttacagttttacatgcagccattacagtaaaaaacCAATTCGATAATaaacacatattattatactaataaTAGGCAGCGAAATTACTTcttcttctggtgtcagggttactattgagccgccaaaggcccctgacatggctcatatatcGATTACTTACTCCAAATCACtgccaaattactgaaattatattataactaataggctagtttctatactttttactaaacatcagaacacgaaattactatggaatttgtatgaaaaagcacactgtgacgtcacagaaaaacgtgataaaatgtcggacttattcttgcgtttttcttgattaaaattcatgtataagttgaatagaaaaaagaaaatgtttttcgttagttttagatctgtctttatttagtaatgtgTTTAGggccacatcaaagtaattaatataaaaaaagcaatattgggtACTTGACTGAGTCaagtataaattatacaatgctAAACTAGAAATAGATGGCTATCTAGGGGTGagattgccctcaagatcatgtcaatgtgacagttctcatataaaaacagggacttgagcttgatcttgagggcagtctcagctgagattagtttcttaataccaccctaagataataaaaaatcgatgtcattttacttttctacttattttcgatttttatatttgaagtaagtaacaatgagcacgacgtttgacagcttttactgatgacgtcacaggacagtatttccatacaaactccaaagaaaactatcgttttgacgtttcgtaaaaagtatctcatttgactaggttgccaAGTAGCCTGTtgctaattgacatttgttcgcattgcgcacttttgtatgcgcaaatgtcaaattgcaatattggttttttagatgaatttgtGTCGATGTGGTATTTTTAATCCCTCCGTTACCGCAGGCATGTGGGAAGAGGCTGAGCAGATGTTGTCGGAGGCGCAGGCGCGGTCGCCGCAGCAGCCCGACCTGCTGCTGGGGCTGGCCGTGTGCGCCGCGCACGCCGGGAAGGCGCCCGAGGTACTTGCTATACTGACCACTTTGTTACTGCGTATTGCGGTCATCGTTAGGCGCAAGACTTTCACGCCCCTTGATGAGTCACCTATCTATCCTCAAtgagggtaaaaactgtgtatttctcccatcaggtgtcgctactgtagAGGGTTCTTAAATTttaacagttccccatactatttgagtaaacaaactgTTATATTTACTCCCTAAAGGTTggaactgcctttttccaactgactgcttttctttttcataactcATCCTGCAGACGGggtacactccacgttgctccacattttaaaGCAATTTATCAAGAATTTTATCttgacagtggccccgattcctgcaaacaccgcctaattttattttaagttatatccgtcattttcatatccgtcgaaaaggaaagggacggatgattcacagctcttaattttaggaagaatgagtaaattaatgtgtcggattattgactgatgtaaaatttttagacggttggtttagatttgtgcttaaaattgacgtgtgttccataaattttatgcttgtcaattacccgtccctttccttttcggcggataagaaaatgacagatataacttaaaataaaattagatggtatttacaggaattagcaccagtatggaTTTGCGATCTCGAATTGGTATTGCATTCCC from the Pectinophora gossypiella chromosome 11, ilPecGoss1.1, whole genome shotgun sequence genome contains:
- the LOC126370724 gene encoding coatomer subunit epsilon, whose product is MARQQQDVDELFDVKNAFFVGNYQQAINEAQGISPSTPLIALQRDTYLYRSYIAQGNYRIVLQELKSADPLLQPLKTLVDYLSPGANKPAVVADVDARVAKGTELANEVFLTVAATIYYHEENYEAALKILHGAESLELRAFTLQCLLAMNRPDLARKQLKLLQDVEDDGTLTQLAQAWLNLAQGGPGVQDAHYSVMELSERLGALGAGPAAVGAAAAASRGMWEEAEQMLSEAQARSPQQPDLLLGLAVCAAHAGKAPEVSSRYLAQLIDSHPEHPFTKDYQAKSNEFKRLAAQYQPSVAS